The Bacillus spongiae genome has a window encoding:
- a CDS encoding right-handed parallel beta-helix repeat-containing protein: MDAVTRKGVLLMGIVFVTFLLLGFLTIIGVFIFNEKTIVVPDEVENIDDAVSMAEVGDIILVKEKGEPYVETVTIDTRNIKLIGVGKEKPLLDGMDMLNSGIIISSTASGVLVKGFIIQDYILGGISISNSDGNMVNGNHCNSNATGINIADSNSNKVKGNSCSDNSMNGIELDNSDRNLVEGNEVIGNNNGILLEDDSSNNNIIRNQANDNDFDGITISSNSNENNVFFNRAFFNGNLDIFDDDDNNFKGNKCENSLPIGLCN, encoded by the coding sequence ATGGATGCAGTAACAAGAAAAGGTGTTTTGTTGATGGGCATTGTATTCGTCACGTTTCTATTATTAGGGTTTCTCACGATAATCGGTGTCTTCATCTTTAATGAAAAAACAATCGTTGTGCCAGATGAAGTAGAGAATATTGACGATGCAGTTAGCATGGCTGAAGTTGGTGACATTATACTAGTTAAGGAAAAAGGTGAACCTTATGTTGAAACTGTAACGATAGATACAAGAAATATTAAGCTAATCGGGGTGGGGAAAGAGAAGCCTTTGCTAGATGGAATGGATATGTTGAATAGTGGGATAATTATTTCTAGCACTGCTTCTGGCGTGCTTGTCAAGGGGTTTATTATTCAAGATTATATTTTAGGCGGGATAAGCATTTCCAACTCAGATGGTAATATGGTGAATGGTAATCATTGTAATAGTAATGCTACCGGAATTAATATTGCTGATTCAAATAGTAATAAGGTAAAAGGGAATAGTTGCAGTGATAATTCAATGAACGGGATTGAATTAGACAATTCTGATAGGAATTTGGTTGAAGGTAATGAAGTAATTGGAAATAACAATGGTATTTTGTTAGAGGATGATTCCAGTAATAATAACATTATTAGAAACCAGGCTAATGATAATGATTTTGATGGGATCACTATATCTTCAAATTCAAATGAGAATAATGTTTTCTTTAACCGTGCGTTCTTTAATGGTAACCTAGATATTTTTGATGACGACGATAATAATTTCAAAGGGAATAAGTGTGAAAATAGTTTACCAATCGGTCTTTGTAACTAG
- a CDS encoding helix-turn-helix domain-containing protein, giving the protein MLEGEIIRFYRERAKMTQAQLGEGICTTTHVSKIERGKTAYSPDIINLFSRRLNIDVQKEIDTLRDLDHHLDQWHTAIIMEQIPLVKKIKNELEQITFIQSSKYAVHYHLLTARYHILLKEHNIAFNILHKIQELDQDLSPYEKNLYLHVQGIYYIENKIYYSHEKPIEFLKEIDLNIYRNKEYYYHLSIAYHLIDSKVMAYSYGEKALDFFKESNNYSRAIDAESLMLLQLSSDPFCNFNELIERYQSLIQATDSLRLKNKKGLLLNNLGYEYFYRKEYKLAKSCYKEALLLVDKANPMYLLRLYNYIDTSLEGNLSKKSLLLKQINEGLTLATQYNQLHYSTLFKLLKLKAEGTTDKYYGFIEKQAFPQFSSRKHILFMKRFGKQLYDYYVETNQHIKAIEISNMI; this is encoded by the coding sequence ATGTTAGAAGGAGAAATCATTAGATTTTACCGAGAAAGAGCAAAAATGACACAAGCCCAATTAGGTGAAGGTATTTGCACGACTACACATGTAAGTAAAATTGAACGTGGAAAAACAGCCTACTCTCCCGACATCATTAACCTATTTTCAAGACGCTTAAATATTGATGTTCAAAAAGAAATTGACACGTTAAGAGATTTAGACCATCACCTTGACCAATGGCATACCGCCATTATAATGGAACAAATTCCTTTAGTAAAAAAAATCAAGAACGAATTAGAGCAGATTACTTTTATTCAATCCTCCAAATACGCCGTACACTATCATCTTCTAACCGCTAGATATCATATTTTACTGAAAGAGCATAATATAGCCTTTAACATCCTTCATAAAATACAGGAACTAGACCAAGATCTCTCTCCTTATGAAAAAAACCTCTACTTACATGTTCAAGGAATTTATTACATAGAAAATAAAATCTATTATAGTCATGAAAAGCCCATCGAGTTTTTAAAGGAAATTGACCTAAATATATATAGAAACAAAGAATACTACTATCACTTATCCATTGCCTACCATCTAATAGATTCAAAAGTAATGGCCTATTCTTATGGAGAGAAGGCATTAGATTTCTTTAAAGAATCCAATAACTATTCACGGGCCATCGATGCAGAATCGTTAATGCTTCTTCAACTTAGTAGTGATCCGTTTTGTAACTTTAATGAGCTAATAGAACGTTATCAAAGCTTAATTCAGGCGACTGATTCCCTTCGTTTAAAAAATAAAAAAGGCCTACTCTTAAATAATCTAGGGTATGAATATTTCTACAGAAAAGAATATAAATTAGCGAAAAGTTGTTATAAAGAAGCACTACTCCTAGTTGATAAAGCCAATCCGATGTATCTTCTTCGGCTTTACAATTATATAGATACTAGTTTAGAAGGAAACCTCTCAAAAAAGTCATTATTATTAAAGCAAATTAACGAAGGTCTTACCTTAGCAACTCAATATAACCAACTTCATTATTCAACATTATTTAAACTGTTGAAATTAAAAGCAGAGGGTACCACGGATAAATACTATGGTTTTATTGAAAAGCAAGCCTTTCCACAATTCTCCTCACGGAAACATATCCTTTTTATGAAGAGGTTTGGAAAACAATTGTATGATTATTATGTTGAAACAAACCAGCACATAAAAGCTATAGAGATATCTAATATGATCTAA
- a CDS encoding putative holin-like toxin, producing MLTTSETLEVLIGFGSLILAIITLVVAILALVIKK from the coding sequence ATGCTGACAACTAGTGAAACACTTGAAGTTTTAATCGGTTTTGGATCCCTGATTTTGGCGATTATCACCTTAGTCGTCGCCATACTTGCTTTGGTCATAAAAAAATAG
- a CDS encoding fibronectin type III domain-containing protein produces MPYKIQIKSCLKEELSVLDIGEFCFCIDTNELFIGTDKGNELLANKRDIPSTLIIEESASNGFIVVNGAELKVFDEKGWFEQLGSKADRTELENKAEVVHTHNLSEVKDVDIKAREDGFALLYDNSEGKFVSKALPTESGATSLGELLDVDLTTPLPIDDDVLTFKNGIWKASALTGSVITENFVNGELVELPTTSPPEEVNNFVVTTITRTSLTLKWSPSLSSNVMTYNIYHDNVLIDTLEYIQLEKVVDDLSVYTEYTFRITTVDDYGNESPGIIVNARTEGYSLKLDGLPNSYLKTPILAHDEVIFEFKVQKKPNVTNYYLDSRLTMPNSHVRTNSSGNDSVGAFYNRVYVDDVEVNTSSTPWIPEAVFTEVRLVDESGNNYMASTTIFANALGPSDISKGEIKRIRLLKEGIIVADYDFGTGTYADQSGNDNTLLHIAGVFI; encoded by the coding sequence GTGCCCTATAAAATTCAAATAAAAAGTTGTTTAAAAGAAGAGTTGTCCGTGTTAGATATTGGAGAATTCTGCTTTTGTATAGACACGAATGAGTTATTTATTGGTACAGATAAAGGGAACGAGTTATTGGCCAACAAGCGTGATATACCTTCCACTTTGATAATTGAGGAATCGGCTTCTAATGGATTTATTGTAGTGAACGGGGCAGAGCTCAAGGTTTTTGATGAAAAGGGATGGTTTGAACAGCTGGGAAGTAAAGCGGATAGAACGGAATTGGAGAATAAAGCTGAAGTGGTTCATACTCATAATTTGTCCGAAGTAAAGGATGTTGATATAAAGGCTAGGGAAGATGGATTTGCACTACTTTATGATAATAGTGAGGGGAAGTTTGTATCGAAGGCTTTACCAACGGAAAGTGGTGCCACTAGTTTAGGTGAACTTTTGGATGTCGATTTGACTACACCTTTACCAATAGATGATGACGTGCTGACTTTTAAGAATGGGATATGGAAAGCCAGTGCATTAACTGGTTCAGTAATAACTGAAAATTTCGTGAATGGAGAGTTAGTCGAATTACCCACAACTAGTCCCCCAGAAGAAGTGAATAATTTCGTCGTCACAACGATTACAAGAACGTCTTTAACCTTAAAGTGGTCACCAAGTTTATCGAGTAATGTCATGACTTATAATATTTATCATGACAATGTTTTAATTGATACATTAGAGTATATTCAACTTGAAAAAGTAGTAGACGACTTGTCCGTTTATACGGAGTATACATTTAGAATTACAACGGTTGATGACTATGGGAATGAGTCACCAGGCATTATCGTAAATGCTAGAACAGAAGGCTATAGTTTAAAGCTAGATGGATTACCAAACTCCTATTTAAAAACACCTATATTGGCCCATGACGAAGTGATTTTTGAGTTTAAAGTGCAGAAGAAGCCTAATGTTACAAATTATTATTTAGATTCAAGGCTGACGATGCCGAATAGTCACGTTCGGACAAATTCATCCGGAAATGACTCCGTTGGGGCATTTTATAACCGTGTGTATGTAGATGATGTAGAAGTGAATACGAGTTCTACTCCATGGATTCCAGAAGCAGTGTTTACAGAGGTAAGGCTAGTAGATGAATCTGGAAATAACTATATGGCTTCTACGACAATATTTGCCAATGCTCTTGGCCCAAGTGACATTTCGAAAGGAGAAATAAAGCGGATTAGGCTACTAAAAGAAGGAATCATTGTAGCAGACTATGATTTTGGAACAGGCACTTACGCTGACCAAAGTGGAAACGATAACACATTGCTGCATATTGCAGGTGTTTTTATTTAA
- a CDS encoding right-handed parallel beta-helix repeat-containing protein yields the protein MVLRIVPTMFPTVQDAINASSPGDSIQILAGKFDGFEVDVENLKIFGCGIGRTIIAGAPAQGTSDGVVVSADRTTLQGFTVQGFSDSGVIIVSTNNVLKKIEVKFNTSRGIFELSGANLIINCIASNNSLGMDIMGTPASCLINCISTQNAVNGYFMFTGNLINSSASENNNGAGIFVGSPSTILGNEVLKNNGPGIEITSILINIIDNKVCNNERSGIELDAISENVIDSNLVRNNGTEDTDAGILVNSGATDNTIRFNKARNNFEFDIEAIPPADIANTFDGNKCGNSDPPGLCT from the coding sequence ATGGTATTACGGATTGTACCTACTATGTTTCCAACGGTTCAGGATGCGATTAATGCTTCAAGCCCGGGGGATAGTATACAGATTCTCGCTGGAAAGTTCGATGGGTTTGAGGTAGACGTGGAAAATTTAAAAATATTTGGATGTGGGATTGGTCGGACGATTATTGCGGGTGCTCCAGCGCAGGGAACCAGTGACGGTGTGGTAGTGAGTGCAGACCGAACGACATTACAAGGATTTACGGTGCAAGGATTTAGTGATAGTGGCGTTATCATAGTATCAACTAATAATGTTCTTAAAAAAATTGAAGTTAAGTTTAATACTTCAAGGGGAATTTTTGAGCTTTCGGGTGCTAATCTAATTATTAACTGCATTGCTTCCAATAATAGTTTAGGAATGGATATAATGGGGACTCCTGCTTCTTGCCTTATTAACTGCATTAGTACTCAAAATGCAGTTAATGGTTATTTTATGTTTACAGGTAATTTAATTAACAGTAGTGCAAGTGAAAATAATAATGGTGCTGGTATTTTTGTTGGTTCTCCATCTACAATTTTAGGTAATGAGGTTCTTAAAAACAACGGGCCGGGAATAGAGATAACCAGTATATTAATTAATATAATTGATAATAAAGTGTGTAATAATGAGAGAAGTGGAATTGAATTAGATGCGATTAGTGAGAACGTCATAGATTCCAATCTTGTACGGAACAACGGCACTGAAGATACAGACGCAGGTATCCTCGTTAATTCAGGCGCAACTGACAACACCATCCGCTTCAACAAAGCGAGAAATAACTTCGAATTTGACATCGAAGCAATACCACCTGCCGATATAGCTAACACCTTCGATGGCAACAAATGCGGAAATAGTGACCCGCCTGGACTGTGTACCTAA
- a CDS encoding beta-propeller domain-containing protein: MKKWLLYSSMIVLLSIASYWIFSVSQKPSLKAVLENNTEETIVSSNKVWELDFSTKMDEETVTNDNIYVKNERGEVIPVSLALSEDKKHVKVSPPKDGYDPDAAYTLHVTDNIQSLTGEKIREGTEITFKVIPELPTFSSKEELNQYFLTVLKQKEKNSFFPSIEEETLEFSNADKAEDSSNGYSETNNQVEGVDEADTVKTDGNYIYQLTNRSLVITDTSDPSNLSIASTIAFDDTTSPRELFLYDETLIIIGESWNLKNNKAIDRSIPVDYPPFHGSMNAYIYDVSDQSNPELIREIGLEGNYVTARKVDSYVYLVANHYPNYRTLEYDKDNDLRPQFYDSVQGKKMTPINYDEIKFLPESYEANYTILTAIDVTSPKTEVFIEAYLGGGQQIYMSQENLYIAASKYAKKTEIDKQWPSPNTEIYKFSVNKTNIDFVSLAEVNGTILNQFSMDEHDGYFRVATTKHSSTGVFDDEQSTNNLYILNENMKHVGAVEDLAKGERIYSVRFMGKKAYVVTFKQVDPLFVIDVAEPTAPEVLGELKIPGFSTYLHPYDEKHIIGFGHDTTLIYDEKNPSVEPRVQTGGMKISLFDITNFENPKEIATEIIGDTGTYSNLLYDHKALLHHKEKDLFAFPISVYLNKEVTSIEEGLDFKGALVYEISPEKGITQKASLSLIGQQLDGKSEKDYGGYRENEIQRLLYIQNDLYALSNRQIGVYDLTTWKEKDLLTIK, encoded by the coding sequence ATGAAAAAATGGTTACTATATAGTAGTATGATTGTTTTGTTATCCATAGCGTCCTACTGGATCTTTTCTGTTTCCCAGAAGCCTTCCTTAAAAGCGGTTTTGGAAAACAATACAGAGGAAACCATCGTTTCATCCAATAAAGTGTGGGAGTTAGATTTTTCAACCAAAATGGATGAAGAGACCGTGACAAATGACAACATTTATGTAAAAAATGAGCGTGGTGAGGTGATACCTGTTTCACTAGCATTAAGTGAGGATAAGAAGCATGTCAAGGTGTCACCTCCTAAAGATGGTTACGACCCCGACGCCGCTTACACTTTACATGTTACCGATAATATACAATCGCTAACAGGAGAGAAGATACGTGAGGGGACAGAGATTACGTTTAAAGTCATTCCAGAGCTTCCGACATTTAGTTCAAAAGAAGAATTAAATCAATATTTTCTGACTGTATTAAAGCAAAAAGAAAAGAATTCTTTCTTTCCATCAATAGAAGAGGAAACTTTGGAATTTTCTAATGCCGATAAAGCGGAAGATTCTAGTAATGGCTATTCTGAAACAAATAATCAAGTGGAAGGTGTTGATGAAGCAGACACTGTAAAAACAGATGGAAATTATATTTATCAGTTAACGAACAGATCGTTAGTCATAACAGACACAAGTGATCCATCAAACCTTTCGATTGCCTCGACAATAGCATTTGACGATACTACTTCTCCTAGAGAGTTATTTTTGTATGATGAGACACTTATAATTATCGGAGAAAGTTGGAATTTAAAAAATAACAAAGCAATTGATCGTTCCATTCCAGTTGACTATCCACCGTTTCACGGTTCGATGAATGCTTATATATATGATGTTTCTGACCAATCGAACCCCGAGCTGATTCGCGAGATTGGCTTAGAAGGGAATTATGTAACGGCGAGAAAGGTTGATTCTTACGTTTATTTAGTCGCGAATCATTATCCTAATTATAGAACATTAGAATACGATAAAGATAACGACCTTAGGCCACAATTCTATGATTCCGTACAAGGAAAGAAGATGACACCCATTAATTATGATGAGATTAAATTCTTACCTGAATCATATGAAGCGAATTACACCATCCTAACAGCGATTGATGTCACAAGCCCTAAGACAGAGGTATTTATTGAAGCTTATTTAGGAGGTGGTCAACAGATTTATATGTCTCAAGAAAATTTATATATTGCTGCTTCGAAGTATGCAAAGAAGACTGAAATAGACAAACAATGGCCATCACCTAACACCGAAATTTATAAGTTTTCTGTCAATAAAACAAACATTGATTTTGTCAGTTTGGCTGAAGTGAATGGAACTATTTTAAATCAATTTAGTATGGATGAGCATGATGGGTATTTTCGAGTTGCTACAACGAAGCATTCTTCCACAGGGGTGTTCGATGATGAACAATCTACCAATAATCTCTATATATTAAATGAAAATATGAAGCATGTTGGAGCTGTGGAAGATTTAGCGAAAGGGGAACGAATTTACTCAGTCCGTTTTATGGGGAAAAAGGCGTATGTCGTCACGTTTAAGCAAGTGGACCCACTTTTTGTAATAGATGTTGCGGAACCGACTGCACCTGAAGTGTTAGGAGAGTTAAAAATTCCTGGTTTCAGTACGTACTTACACCCCTATGATGAAAAACATATCATTGGATTTGGACATGATACAACCCTTATCTATGACGAAAAAAACCCTTCAGTGGAACCAAGAGTTCAAACAGGTGGAATGAAGATCTCCTTATTTGACATTACAAATTTCGAAAATCCGAAAGAAATAGCCACTGAAATTATTGGGGATACCGGCACATATTCAAATTTGCTTTATGACCATAAAGCTCTTCTTCATCACAAAGAGAAGGACCTATTCGCATTTCCGATTTCAGTCTATCTTAATAAAGAGGTAACGTCCATTGAGGAAGGGTTGGACTTTAAAGGAGCACTCGTCTATGAAATTTCTCCTGAGAAGGGAATTACACAAAAAGCAAGCCTATCGTTAATTGGGCAACAATTAGATGGGAAATCTGAGAAAGACTATGGGGGATATAGGGAAAACGAAATTCAACGGTTACTTTATATTCAAAATGATCTGTATGCCCTTTCAAACCGCCAAATCGGTGTGTATGATCTTACAACATGGAAAGAAAAAGATTTATTAACAATTAAATAA
- a CDS encoding DUF4047 domain-containing protein, whose amino-acid sequence MSPYKKIILISVSCTMVYFVAGQVGETGASFSNQEETMVQITAAFVFPSTIKSLEENIHDKVEEIIQSFNHMPQDSSAKSLLKLKSDKEMLLKQYDHLIIKWSELQHDVKEVKQYASQAKISNKSEEFLFVTEAFNEIEKIISGIEYEKKLLEIEETLTALDVSISILEEKEAVEMEKMNGETQDIEGEHSNIPVQESPIQNDQIEVDSSEESN is encoded by the coding sequence ATGAGCCCGTATAAAAAAATCATACTCATTTCAGTAAGTTGTACTATGGTGTATTTTGTGGCTGGACAAGTTGGGGAAACGGGAGCATCGTTTTCCAACCAAGAGGAGACTATGGTTCAAATTACTGCTGCTTTTGTCTTTCCTTCTACAATAAAGTCGCTTGAAGAAAATATTCATGACAAAGTAGAGGAGATTATCCAAAGCTTTAATCATATGCCACAAGATAGTTCAGCAAAATCTTTGCTTAAGCTAAAAAGTGACAAAGAAATGCTTCTTAAGCAGTACGATCATTTAATCATCAAGTGGAGTGAGCTTCAGCATGACGTAAAAGAGGTGAAGCAATATGCTTCTCAAGCGAAGATAAGCAATAAGAGTGAAGAATTTTTATTCGTTACAGAGGCATTTAACGAAATAGAAAAGATTATAAGTGGAATTGAGTATGAGAAAAAACTCTTGGAAATAGAAGAGACGTTAACTGCTCTGGACGTATCGATATCCATTCTGGAGGAAAAAGAAGCGGTAGAAATGGAGAAAATGAATGGAGAAACTCAGGATATAGAAGGTGAGCATTCTAATATTCCTGTCCAAGAATCTCCAATACAAAATGATCAAATTGAGGTGGATAGTAGTGAAGAAAGCAATTAA
- a CDS encoding TasA family protein, translating to MSFTKTVSKGIMTAALGFSLMGGGTYAYFSDSVETNNTFAAGTLDLSVDPETIVSLDNLKPGDEISREFSIENNGTLDINQVLLETSYSVDDAKGDNLGDFADHIKVTILYNQANATVPVLETTLKDLATQMPDITAIDTDGGGQVPDGLAPGDKEKILVLFEFVDNGEDQNEFQGDALQVNWKFNADQTEGIVYEGEE from the coding sequence ATGAGTTTTACAAAAACAGTAAGTAAAGGAATTATGACAGCTGCCTTAGGATTTTCTTTAATGGGAGGAGGAACTTATGCCTATTTTAGCGATAGTGTAGAGACGAATAACACATTCGCTGCAGGAACATTAGATTTATCTGTTGATCCTGAAACAATCGTCAGTCTTGATAACCTGAAGCCAGGTGATGAAATTTCACGTGAATTTTCAATAGAAAACAATGGTACATTAGATATTAATCAAGTATTACTAGAAACTAGTTATTCAGTAGACGATGCAAAAGGTGATAATTTAGGAGATTTCGCGGATCACATTAAAGTAACGATTCTTTACAATCAAGCGAATGCAACAGTTCCTGTTCTAGAGACGACCTTGAAAGATCTAGCTACTCAAATGCCAGATATTACAGCCATCGATACAGATGGAGGTGGCCAAGTGCCTGACGGTTTGGCACCAGGAGATAAGGAAAAAATTCTCGTATTATTTGAATTTGTTGATAATGGGGAAGATCAAAACGAATTCCAAGGAGACGCTTTACAGGTGAATTGGAAATTTAATGCAGATCAAACAGAAGGAATTGTATACGAAGGAGAGGAATAA
- the sipW gene encoding signal peptidase I SipW: MKKAIKVLGKMGSGALILLLVVLAVLVLSSRASGGEPTIFGHQVKVVLSGSMEPTFLTGSIIVNEVVNKEATYKKDDIITFQAEDKLITHRIIDVKKVGDQMMYETKGDHNNAPDSGYVVSANIVGKYTGMTIPNAGYIIQFATSKAGSALLLFIPGLLLVLSAVRTMVTALRDLEAKNA; the protein is encoded by the coding sequence GTGAAGAAAGCAATTAAGGTACTAGGTAAAATGGGGAGTGGGGCTCTTATTCTATTATTAGTTGTATTAGCAGTACTTGTTCTATCAAGTAGAGCTTCAGGAGGAGAGCCGACTATCTTCGGGCATCAAGTGAAGGTCGTCCTCTCAGGCTCTATGGAGCCAACGTTTTTAACAGGTTCAATCATCGTAAACGAAGTAGTGAATAAGGAAGCAACCTATAAAAAGGATGACATTATCACCTTTCAAGCAGAAGATAAGTTGATTACTCATCGAATTATTGATGTGAAAAAAGTTGGGGATCAAATGATGTATGAAACAAAAGGAGATCATAATAATGCACCCGACTCAGGTTATGTAGTATCGGCAAATATTGTAGGGAAATACACAGGGATGACGATACCTAATGCTGGTTACATCATTCAATTCGCAACATCTAAAGCAGGATCGGCTCTCTTATTATTTATTCCTGGCTTGTTACTTGTCCTTTCAGCAGTTCGAACTATGGTGACGGCTCTTAGAGATTTAGAAGCGAAAAATGCCTAA
- a CDS encoding M4 family metallopeptidase, which translates to MKRRKNLRKKALPAAIAATFAISGIAALPGKNVLANEQVKLHQELNTPSYIIGLWDAPKGLTKKEAMYEFLQTKVLQPQGLSSFKAAEESANAEEQFKIISEKSDKETSTYHFRTVEQFKGIPIYGSEQTIALDKDNNVTAFFGKVTGDLDSIVNSTTAALQEDEALNIAKSSIEAEIGEVKDYDGITSELVLLPQNDKLVLTYLIKASTSQPAPGYYHYFVDASNGDILNSYNKVHSLHPSLEDADHNSFTNTAAASGNEGPVNPSIVPDPAEPVSSRGMDIFGKLHTFPSVMDPVTGERYLFDGTRADGIHTFNAERMDTNFFLFLSAFFGYTGAEVTSSSSFFHDPAAVSAHVNAGKVYDYYSDVFNRNSLDDNGMKLVSSVHIGSKWNNAAWNGRQMLYGDGDGNRMISLSGSLDVIGHEMTHGVITNTANLVYQNESGAINESIADILGAFIEDKTGDDLWLLGEDIWTPNTPGDGLRSMSDPASVYIGGYTDSGYYPDHYDDRYLGPLDNGGVHINSSINNKVAYLITEGGTHYDVSVQGIGKEKAEQIFYRALTLYLTASSDFSHMRQAAIQSASDLYGEGSPEVQSVMDAYDSVGVQ; encoded by the coding sequence TTGAAAAGAAGAAAAAATTTACGAAAGAAAGCTCTTCCTGCTGCGATCGCTGCAACTTTTGCTATTTCTGGCATAGCAGCACTACCTGGAAAGAATGTATTAGCAAATGAACAGGTAAAGCTTCACCAAGAGCTAAATACTCCCTCCTACATAATAGGGTTATGGGATGCACCAAAGGGATTAACGAAGAAAGAAGCGATGTACGAATTTCTCCAAACAAAAGTTCTTCAACCACAAGGCTTGTCTTCCTTCAAAGCAGCTGAAGAAAGTGCCAACGCGGAGGAGCAATTCAAAATTATCAGTGAAAAATCTGATAAGGAGACAAGCACGTATCATTTCCGTACTGTCGAACAGTTCAAAGGTATTCCTATCTATGGTTCAGAACAAACTATTGCGCTCGACAAGGATAACAACGTAACAGCGTTCTTCGGAAAAGTTACAGGTGACTTAGATTCTATCGTAAATTCGACAACAGCAGCACTACAAGAGGATGAAGCGTTAAACATCGCGAAATCTAGCATTGAAGCTGAAATTGGAGAAGTAAAGGATTATGATGGAATTACTTCCGAGCTAGTGCTACTCCCTCAGAATGACAAGCTAGTCCTTACTTATCTCATCAAGGCCTCTACTTCCCAACCTGCACCTGGTTATTACCATTATTTCGTTGATGCAAGTAACGGCGATATTTTAAACAGCTACAACAAGGTACACAGCCTGCATCCTTCACTCGAAGATGCAGATCATAATAGTTTTACTAACACAGCGGCGGCAAGTGGGAATGAAGGTCCGGTTAACCCTAGCATTGTTCCAGACCCTGCAGAGCCAGTTTCCTCGAGAGGAATGGATATTTTCGGGAAACTTCACACCTTCCCTTCAGTAATGGATCCTGTAACAGGCGAGCGATATTTATTTGATGGAACTAGAGCCGATGGTATCCATACATTTAATGCTGAACGTATGGACACGAACTTCTTCCTGTTTTTATCAGCCTTTTTCGGATATACAGGAGCTGAAGTAACAAGCTCATCCAGCTTCTTCCACGATCCAGCTGCAGTATCCGCCCATGTCAATGCAGGAAAGGTATACGATTATTACAGTGACGTATTTAATCGTAATTCATTAGATGATAACGGCATGAAGCTTGTTTCATCTGTCCATATTGGATCAAAATGGAATAACGCAGCGTGGAATGGTAGACAAATGCTATATGGAGATGGGGATGGAAATCGGATGATTTCCCTATCAGGTTCATTAGATGTTATCGGCCACGAAATGACTCATGGCGTTATCACTAATACAGCAAACCTTGTTTACCAAAATGAATCAGGTGCGATTAATGAGTCTATAGCTGATATTTTGGGAGCCTTTATCGAGGACAAAACGGGAGATGACCTTTGGTTACTAGGTGAAGACATTTGGACACCTAATACACCAGGCGACGGACTTCGTTCAATGAGCGACCCAGCATCAGTATACATTGGTGGATATACCGATTCAGGCTACTACCCTGACCATTACGATGATCGTTATTTAGGACCACTAGATAACGGTGGCGTTCACATCAATAGTAGTATTAATAATAAGGTTGCATACCTTATTACAGAAGGCGGAACACATTACGATGTATCCGTTCAAGGGATTGGGAAAGAGAAAGCAGAACAAATCTTCTACCGTGCGCTTACCCTTTATTTAACGGCTTCTTCTGACTTTAGCCATATGCGTCAGGCAGCCATTCAATCTGCAAGTGACTTATACGGGGAAGGGTCTCCAGAAGTACAATCTGTAATGGATGCTTATGATTCTGTAGGAGTTCAATAA